The nucleotide window AGCGTGCGATAGCGGTAGGTCAGATGTGCAGATTCGACCACTACTAGCAGGGGCCGCTGCGAATCCTGGGGATACTGAAGATCCGTTGGGCCAAAGTGGAATTCGATCTTGGGATTCCTATTGCTACTCTGGGAAAAAACCAGCTTCTTGCATTTGCGTTCGACAACTCGGCCCGCTGTGGAGAGCTTTTCAAGCGTGATCGATCGATCATCGCCGGGTTCGAGATTGAAGAACTGCCGAGCGACGTCCCTGTTGAAGTGAACTTGCTGCCATCGCGGAAGACCGCTGCTGTTCTCCGCCTTGCCTACCGTCGCGAGGAGTGCCAACTCCGTGCCCGTCAACAGGTCTGGAACTTGATACGTCATTCAGACATCGTATGAGGGTCGGGCTTCCGCATTATGGTGTCGTACGGCAGCACCGTCTTGCCTGTTGATTTCTTCACCGGGGGTTTCGCCGCAATGATGATGTACTCATGCACGTTCTTGAATAGGAAATTCGGTGGGTAAGGGTAGCTGCCAAAGATTGGCCGCTGGCCGTTGGCGGAACCCCACTTGCCGCCGGTTCCGTCCTTGTTCCAGATGATTTCGTTGACTAGGAGGAAGCCGACCTCGCGGAGAAGGTTGACGAAGTCGGTCGCCAGCGGGAATGTCAGTAAGCCATGCTCTGTGTGCTGGTTAACGTTGGCAGTGTTGACACAAAACTTACGACCAGGAGCGAGAACTCTCAGGACCTCGGCGAAGGCCGGCCGAAGGGACTCAATGAACTCCAGGTAGCCAGCGATATTGCCTAGGTTATTTCGGCCGTTCCCGTAATTCGCTTTGTTCCAGTACGGCGGACTTGTGACCGCCACGCCAACCGAGTTGTCCTCCAAGTCGAGCCTACGGGCGTCGCCTAACGACGGCGCGAACTGATCTCCCGTGCCATTCAAAGCTGCCTTTTCCTGAAGCATCCGCTTGACGTACGCCTTGTTCTGGTCGATGCATACCCCATGACGATTGAGCTCGGCCGCCACATGTCCAGTAGTGCCAGTGCCAGCGAAGGGATCTAGCACCACCTCCCCGATGAAGCTGAACATCTTTATGAGGCGTCGCGGGATCTCCGGAGGAAAAACGGCAGGATGCTCAACGTCGGAAGTGTTCGCAATACTCCACACGGTCTTCGTGTACTCTCGCCACTCATCTTTGGTAAGTGCGCTGGCGTCCCGCTGCTCGCGGGTGACAGTAAGACTCACTGAGCCATCCTTCGAATTAAGTTGCGCCGCTTCGAATCAAGGTCAACAACGACGAGCTCTTCATACCATTGGGATAGCCGCTCGCGATAGTCCACGTCGATGAAGCTACCAAGCTCGGCATCGATCGCATCGATCAGGTCAGTGTGGATCCATGTCGGATAAGCCACCGTAGTCCGGCCGCGATTTGTGCTTACAGACGGGCTTTGGAGTGCTGCCTTCCAGAGCCGGTCTCCCAGATCGGCAAGCCGTTCAACACGACTTGCATCCCCCGTCGGGACGGGGATACGGCGATGCACCATACCGGTGACGTGGAAGCCGTCCCCAATCACATGCCAAATCCAAAATGCCAGTCGGCTACTGAGCAACGCATAAGCCGCTGAAGCATACAGCTCGGATACGAAACGGAGGATCCAGAAACTGTTCTGAGAGCTGTGCCCCTCGGTCACTGCGCGATACGGGTCACGGAGTACTCCGAGAAAGTTATACGCGGTTGGTGCCAGCGCGAGCACGTCCGACTGCTCTTCGTCGAACGAAGCCTTGACGCGCGTCAAAGGCACGAGGCGAACGGTAGTGTGCCAGTGTTCCAGGTATCGGGTCTGGTTG belongs to Mycobacterium basiliense and includes:
- a CDS encoding site-specific DNA-methyltransferase, which encodes MSLTVTREQRDASALTKDEWREYTKTVWSIANTSDVEHPAVFPPEIPRRLIKMFSFIGEVVLDPFAGTGTTGHVAAELNRHGVCIDQNKAYVKRMLQEKAALNGTGDQFAPSLGDARRLDLEDNSVGVAVTSPPYWNKANYGNGRNNLGNIAGYLEFIESLRPAFAEVLRVLAPGRKFCVNTANVNQHTEHGLLTFPLATDFVNLLREVGFLLVNEIIWNKDGTGGKWGSANGQRPIFGSYPYPPNFLFKNVHEYIIIAAKPPVKKSTGKTVLPYDTIMRKPDPHTMSE